The following DNA comes from Agromyces mangrovi.
GCTCGACATCGCGATGAGTCTCGTCGGCGCGCCGCCCGTGATCTTCCTCGACGAGCCGACCACCGGGCTCGACCCGCAGGCCCGCAACGAGGTGTGGGAGACCGCCGCGGCCCTCGCGGCCGGCGGCACCACCGTGCTGCTCACCACGCAGCACCTCGAGGAGGCCGAGCGGCTCGCCGACCGCATCGCGATCCTGCACGACGGCGTCGTGGCGCACGAGGGCACCCTCGACGAGCTGCGCCGGCTGCTGCCGCCCGCCGAGGTCGAGGTCGTCGAGCGCCAGCCCTCCCTCGAGGAGGTCTTCCTCGCCGTCATCGGCGGCATGAGCGCAGCGGATGCCCCCAGCGGCGCGTCCGCCCCCACCGGAACGGAACTCCCATGACCGCCATCCACCCGCTCGCCGACACCGGCGTGCTCACCGGCCGCTCGCTCCGCCACGTGCTGCGCAGCCCCGACACGATCCTCACCACCGCGGTCACGCCGATCGCGCTGCTGCTCCTGTTCGTGTACGTGCTCGGCGGCGCCATCGACGTCGGGGGCGGGGTCGCGTACGTGGACTACCTGCTGCCGGGCATCCTGCTCATCACCATCGCGTCGGGTGTCGCGTACACGGCGTACCGGCTCTTCCTCGACCTGCAGGGCGGCCTGTTCGACCGGTTCCGGTCGATGCCCATCGCAGGGTCGAGCGTGCTCTGGGCGCACGTGCTCACGTCGCTCGTCGCGAACCTCGTGTCGGTGGCCATCGTGGTCGGCGTCGCGTTCGCGATGGGCTTCCGCACCGGGGCATCCGTCTGGGCCTGGCTCGCGATCGTCGGCGTGCTCGTGCTGTTCACGCTCGCGCTCACCTGGCTCGCGGTGATCGCCGGCCTGTCGGCGAAGTCGGTCGACGGAGCGAGCGCGTTCAGCTACCCGCTCATCTTCCTGCCGTTCATCAGCTCGGCGTTCGTGCCGACCGACTCGATACCCGTGCCGGTGGCGTGGTTCGCCGAGCACCAGCCGGTCACCGCGATCGTCGACTCGATGCGCGCGCTCTTCGCCGGCGAACCCGTGGGTGCCGACATCTGGGTCGCGCTGGCGTGGCTGGGCGGCATCCTGGCCGTCGCGTCCGTCGTCGCCGCGCTGCTGCTGCGGCGCCGCATGCGCTGACCGACACACCCGAGCCGCCGACCCGGCGAGCATTACGCCCGTCGAGCCGACGGCTCGGATCGGGTCGGACCGTTCCCCAGGGCCCGACCTCAGCCGACGTCTAGTCGGCCGCGCAGATACCGCGGGCGGTGTCGTTCTTGCCCTGCCCGCCGATGGCCTTGACGACGTCGCCGACGTTCGTGAAGCCGAGCGCGCCCTCGGTATTGATGGTCTTGTGCACCTGACCGAAGCAGGCGTTGGGGGACGGCGCGGCCTGGGCCGGAGCGGCGAGGCCGACCATGGCGAGGCCGACGATGAATCCGGTGGCGAGAATGCGCTTCATTGAACTTTCCCTTTCGATCGGCGGGTGCGATTCGACCCGATATCTGTACTTCCGCATGGAGTACGGATTCGGATGCACCCTCGATGAAGAAATCTCGGGAAGTCGCCGAGCACGGTGCTCCCGCTGGGATTCGAACCCGAAGCCGCAGTCACCAATCCCACGGAGCTTTGCCACGATCCGCGTAACTCCGCCTCATGCTGGGGCGGTTCCATCCTCTGGACGGCCGCAGCATCACACCAATTGCTGCCA
Coding sequences within:
- a CDS encoding ABC transporter permease is translated as MTAIHPLADTGVLTGRSLRHVLRSPDTILTTAVTPIALLLLFVYVLGGAIDVGGGVAYVDYLLPGILLITIASGVAYTAYRLFLDLQGGLFDRFRSMPIAGSSVLWAHVLTSLVANLVSVAIVVGVAFAMGFRTGASVWAWLAIVGVLVLFTLALTWLAVIAGLSAKSVDGASAFSYPLIFLPFISSAFVPTDSIPVPVAWFAEHQPVTAIVDSMRALFAGEPVGADIWVALAWLGGILAVASVVAALLLRRRMR